A genomic window from Streptomyces mirabilis includes:
- a CDS encoding HpcH/HpaI aldolase/citrate lyase family protein has translation MRIPALPLTWLYAPGDHPEVVAKALVSGADVVLIDLEDAVAPHRKKYARAATAELLSDPPPVPVHVRVNALDGPFAEADLRTLAPLPGLSGLRLPKVTSPADVVRVAEHSAPSEGGAIPLYALLETALGVEHAFAIAAAHPAVRGIGLGEADLRADLGVREDAGLDWARARIVVAARAAGLAPPTQSIYPDIRDLEGLAASCAHGRTLGFLGRAAIHPRQLPVIEHAYLPTPAEVETAELIVKAAATEPGAQALPDGRFVDAAVVAGARRTLALSRRK, from the coding sequence ATGAGGATCCCGGCCCTCCCGCTCACCTGGCTCTACGCCCCCGGAGACCACCCGGAAGTGGTGGCCAAGGCCCTCGTCTCCGGCGCGGACGTCGTCCTGATCGACCTGGAGGACGCGGTCGCCCCGCACCGCAAGAAGTACGCCCGCGCCGCCACCGCCGAGTTGCTCTCGGACCCTCCCCCGGTCCCGGTCCACGTCCGCGTGAACGCGCTGGACGGTCCCTTCGCCGAGGCCGACCTGAGGACGCTCGCCCCGCTCCCCGGCCTCTCCGGCCTCCGGCTGCCCAAGGTGACCTCCCCGGCCGATGTCGTCCGGGTCGCGGAACACTCGGCCCCCTCCGAAGGAGGCGCGATCCCCCTGTACGCCCTCCTGGAAACCGCCCTCGGTGTCGAACACGCCTTCGCCATCGCCGCGGCCCACCCGGCGGTGCGCGGCATCGGGCTGGGGGAGGCGGATCTACGGGCCGACCTGGGCGTACGGGAGGACGCGGGCCTGGACTGGGCCCGCGCCCGGATCGTGGTCGCCGCCCGGGCCGCCGGCCTCGCGCCGCCCACGCAGTCGATCTACCCGGACATCCGGGACCTCGAAGGTCTCGCCGCCTCCTGCGCCCACGGGCGCACCCTGGGCTTCCTCGGCCGCGCGGCCATCCACCCCCGTCAGCTCCCGGTGATCGAGCACGCCTATCTCCCGACCCCGGCCGAGGTCGAGACCGCCGAGCTCATCGTCAAGGCCGCCGCCACCGAGCCGGGCGCCCAGGCCCTGCCCGACGGCCGCTTCGTGGACGCGGCGGTCGTGGCGGGCGCCCGCCGCACGCTGGCGCTCTCCCGCCGGAAATGA